The genomic interval GCCAATTGGATTGTACCGGGTAAAAGAGTTCCAGGTATTGGCGGTGCGATGGAGTTAGCAAAAAAAGCGAAAAAAGTCATTGTAGTCATGAATCATTGTAACAAAAAGGGAGAGCCGAAAATTTTAAAAACTTGTACATTGCCACTAACCGCAAAAGCGTGTGTAAGTATGATCATTACAGATATGGCTGTCATAGCCGTGACAGAAGAAGGATTACTCTTAAAAGAAGTCATGGCACCATATACAGCCATTGATGTTATTCAAAAAACAGGTGCACCACTGCGCATTTCAAAGGATTTAGCGACAGTTCAGTAAGTCAAACGTTTGAAAGGAGGACATCGATTGGGTGACAACAATAGTATGCTAGGGGCTCAAATCAACCATTGGCTCACTCGTAATCGTGAAGAAGGTATACAGCTTCTACAGAAGTTAGTGCAGGCAGGCAGTACACAAGGAAATGAAGCAGAGGCACAGGCGCTAATTGCCAAAACACTTTTAAACATCGGATTAAAGGTAGATCGTTGGGAACCAGATGGAAACGAATTAGAAAAACATCCATACTTCGCATCACCGCGAACAACTTTTAAAGGAAGCCCAAATGTTGTTGGTATCTTAAAGGGAACAGGCGGCGGGCGCTCCCTCATTTTAAATGGACATATCGATGTTGTCCCAGAAGGTGATCCCGCACAATGGGAGCATGATCCATTCAGTGGAAAAGTAATAGATGGGAAAATGTACGGCCGCGGTGTAACAGATATGAAAGGCGGAAATGTCTCCTTATTATTAGCATTATCCGCGCTACGTGCCTTAGGCATCCCTTTAAAAGGTGATGTTTTTTTTCAAAGTGTTGTCGAGGAAGAAAGTGGCGGTGCCGGGACACTTGCGGCCATTTTACGAGGGTATAAGGCAGATGCAGCGATTATCCCCGAACCAACCAATATGAAAATATTCCCGAAACAGCAAGGCTCGATGTGGTTTAGAATTCACATAAAAGGGCGCTCAGCACATGGAGGCACAAGGTATGAGGGTGTTAGTGCCATTGAAAAATCGCTGCTTGTCGTTGATCATATTCGTAAGCTGGAAACACGCAGAAATGAACGAATGACTGACCCCCTTTACAGCAAAATCCCCATTCCTATCCCAATCAATATTGGAAAAATCGAAGGTGGTGACTGGCCATCTTCTGTTGCAGATCTCGTCAAATTAGAAGGACGAATGGGCGTATCTCCGGAAGAAACAATGGAAGAAGCCAAAAATGAAATGAAAAGCTGGCTCGAAAAACTGGCAGATATTGATCCATGGTTTAAACAACAGCCAGTCATACTTGAATGGTTTGGCGCGAGATGGGTTCCAGGTGCGATTGAAAAACAGCATGAGTTTGTTACATCATTATCATCAAGCTATCGAAATGTTCTCGGTGAAGAACCAGTTGTCGAAGCTTCCCCATGGGGAACAGACGGTGGCCTTTTAACAAATGTCGGTGCAACCCCAACGATCATATTTGGACCAGGAATAACTGAAAAAGCCCATTTTCCAAATGAATATATTGAAATAAACAAAGTATTCGAAGCAGCAGAAATCATTGCCTTAACAATTGTGAATTGGTGTGGGATTGAGGAAGAATAAGCGGGTTAATAAAAGTATTTTGACGAGATGTAATAAAGCAGCGGGAAAGTCATATATCAGTGAAATTCACGTTATATAAGCAGGAAAAGTCATATATCAGCGAAATTCACGTTATATCAGCGAGAAATAAAATATATCAGCGAAATTCACATTATATCAGCGAGAAAAGTCATATACCAGCGAAATTCACGTTATATCAGCGAAAAAAAAATATATCAGCGAAGTTCTCATTTTATCAGTGAACATACCAACAAAACCCACAATTTTTTACTCCTAACGCCCAACCAAAAAAGAAAAGAGGGATAACATGCCACATCATACAGAAGACATTCGTCTTCTTGAGGAACTTGATAAAAAGCATTTCCTTCATCCGACATCCTCGATTCAACAGCAGCAGGATGAAGGGCCTGCGTTTATTTTCAAAGAAGGAAGAGGAATTTATCTTGAGGATGTAAAAGGGAACATTGTCATTGATGGCATGTCATCGCTCTGGAATGTGAATGTTGGCCATGGCAGAGAGGAATTAGGTGAAGTGGCAAAAGCACAGATGACAAAACTTGCGTATACGTCAAGTTTTGCGACATTCAGTAATGAACCTGCCATTCGACTTTCAGCAAAGCTTGCAGAATTGGCACCAGGTGATCTGTGTGCTACCTTTTTTACTTCAGGCGGATCTGAAGCGAATGATACAGCGTATAAGCTTGCCCGTCATTATTGGATTTTAAAGGGTGAACCCGAACGGAAAAAAATCATTTCAAGAACAAAATCCTATCACGGTGTTTCTATGGGAGCGACAAGTGCGACAGGTTTGAAGCCGTTTCGTGATTTTACGAGCTCACTTGCACCAGATTTTTTTCATGTTGACCACCATGATCCTGTTGCATTGCGCGACCTCATTGAAGCTGAGGGTCCAGAAACCATTGCTGCCTTCATCACAGAGCCTGTCCAAGGTGCTGGCGGCGTCCATATTGCTCAAGCCAACTACTTTAAAGAAGTGAAGGCCATTTGTGACATGTATGGGATTTTATTTATAACTGACGAAGTAATTACAGGGTTTGGCAGGACAGGAAAATGGTTTGGGATCGAGCATAACGGGATCACACCTGATATGATGTGTTTTGCAAAAGGGGTCACAAGCGGCTATGCCCAATTAGGAGGAGTCATGTTATCAAAGGAGCTTCATGATGATTTCAAAAAGCTTTCGACAGGTCCTTTATTGCATGGGTACACGTATAGCGGCCATGCGATGGCCTGTGCTGTTGCATTGAAAAATATTGAACTCATTGAAAAAGAAAACCTTGTTGAGAATGCAAAGTTGAAAGGGGGGGGATTAGTAGAAGGACTTCATTGGTTGCAGGAAAATAAAAAAATGGTAAGCAAAGTAAGAGGACTTGGGCTGATGGCTGCGATTGAACTAAGTGATGAGAACCTGAAAAAAGTGCAAATACCGATATCGTCATCCATTGTGAATGAAGCGGCAAAGCGTGGTCTCATTTGTCGTTCTGTCACCTTTGATGGACAGGATACAATTGTCCTTGCACCACCTCTCATCATAAAAAAAGAAGAAATTGAGAAAGTGGTTCTTCTTTTACATGATGCAATCGATGTGGTTGAACGTAAGAAATAATCCCTCTCCTATCAAATTTTATGATGATCACATCTATAAAAGCAGTGGATCGCACTGCTTTTCACACTTTTTTAAAGATATACAAGCAATAAGGCAGGTGGATGTTATCGATATTATAAAGTTGGAGAAACATCACATTCGATATTCACTTGATTTAGTGTGGACCGTTTTTCAGGAATTAGTATTATTCAGCACATGGTATTGAAGCATATAGGAAAATTTATTTCATACAAATCGATGATGGAAAAGGTTGAAGAAGAGGAACTGCACTTTTGGGGCTGTATGACGAATGATGAGTTAATAGGTGTAATAGCAATAAAAGGAATGAATCATATCTGTTTGTTGTTTGTGAAAAAAGAGTATCATAGGCAAGGGATCGCAAGGCGTTTATGTCAAAAAAGTGATTGAAAGGTGTAAAGAAGAGAAAAATAATAGCAAGTTGACAGTGAACTCCTCCCCATATGCACTAGGTATTTATCATCGTCTTGGCTTTGTTGAGTCAGATAAGGAGCAGACGATAAATGGGATTAGATTTACCCCAATGTCATATTTTTTAATGTAATGTGAAAGTAGACGACATCTTCATCATAGAGATGTTCGTCTTTATTTATTTCTGATGACAAGCTATGTTATTATTTGGCACTGGCGTTTCCGTGTATAAGTAAGTTATAAAATCGAGATGAAATGTATTAATCATTCGAAGGTGAGGGAAGACTACTTCATACTTACAGATTTTAGGAGGTGATTTGATTGGAAGATAAGCAAAGTATTAGGCTTACATCTGCAGAAGTAGCACACCTTTGGAACACATATATGAGTGACAGCATGGCCATTTGTGTCTTAAGTTATTTTTTAATACATATACAGGATACCGATATTAAGCCTATTATCGAAAAGTCGCTTAACCTATCAAAAAAACATGTGAATGACATCCAACAACTATTTAAAAAAGAGGGCTATACGATTCCTCAAGGGTTTACTGAAAGGGATCTAAACATGAATGCGCCTGCTTTGTTCTATGATACTTTTTACGTACATTATCTAAAACAAATGAGCAGGATAGGGATTAGCGCATATGGTTTAGGTCTATCAATTGCTGCTAGGGAGGATATAAGAAAATTTTATGAAAGTACATTGTTTGAATCGATCGCTCTTGATAATGATGTTACAAGTGTATTATTAAACAAAGGCTTGTATATAAGAGCTCCCTTTATTAATGCTCCAGAAAAAATTGAATTTGTTGATAATAATAATTTTTTAGGTGGACTCATCGGGCATCAACGCCCGCTTTTAGGAATGGAAATCGCTCATCTCTACGGGAACATGGAAACTGCTTCCATGGGGAAAGCATTATGTATCGCATTCAGCCAAGTGTCCAAAACAAATGAAGTGACGAAATTGCTACTTAAATTAAGGGATAAAGCAGGAAAGCAAATAGAATCTTTGGGTTCTAAATTAGAAGAAGGCCATTTAAAGGTTCCTATGACTTGGAATGATACGGTGACAGATTCAACTGTTGCCCCATTTTCAGATAAGTTAATGCTCTTTCATATTAATGCAGTGATGGCAACAGCAGTGGCTGATTACGGGATATCTTTAGCTGCTAGTGCAAGAAAAGACTTGTCATTAATGTATACAGTATTGATAACAGGACTAGGTGGTCAAATTGAAGAGGGAGCGAAAATCATGATTCAAAATGGCTGGTTGGAAAAACCGCCCTCTGCAACTGACCGGGATGCATTGGCAAGTAAATAGATCGACACATTATACTGTGAAAACGCTTGGACTTATCATGAACTGAACCCAAAAAGTTAGTTTAAACAGCTATCAAGGATTGGACCTGCAATTGTAAGTTTGTGTCCAACATTTAGGGTGCAGTTTAGTAATAACAAGCGTTTTTATGTTTTTTTGGGAGATGTTGAAAAAAGTGAAAAAAGTACTGTGCCGATCTCCATTTTTAAGAAGAAGTGTTCATGTAAAAAGCTATGAATCATTTTATAATAATACATAATTAAACCCTTAAACTGTATCGAATAATGGTTATAAATATAGTTGAAGAAGGAGAAGTCGGTACCTGTGAAAGTTTTTGAAGCGAAGACATTAATCGATTCCGTGGAAGCTAGGGTCAATCAGTATCAAGAGCTTCAGGAGAATCTTGATCAGTTAAAAAGGAAATGTCTGGATATTGTAAACCTGGATGACAACCTTAAAGGGAAGGGTGCAGCTGCCATAAAAGGGTTTTTTCAAGCCCATATTGATGTCATTGATGCATGGCTTCGTCTTATTATGAAACGAATCGCTTTTTTTAACGGAATCGCAGGGACAACAGAAGATCGTAACTTAGCTGGAATGACTGTGATCGATATTCCGTTTCTTGAAAATGAACTGCCATTAGCGGGTAATTTTGCAGAGGAACTGGTTACTAGTCAACAAGGTGAAGTACAAAAAATCTTTTCTCGAATTGATGATCTAATTGAACTAGATCTGTATTCAAATGAACGATTTTTAGAGCATATGGATCGGGCAGAAAGTAAACGAAGAGACACGATCACTGCTGTAGGCAATTTAGATCGTGAACTCACAACTGAATATCGAATTACTGAGAGTGACGAATACTTTGTCGAAACTTTATTGCAACAACTCCAAGATGCGACTCGCCAAGGAAATCAACTCTCTCCGGTTCACTTCAATGCCAAAACCTTCAAAACTAGTGAAGTCTACCAACTAAAAAAGCAAAGCGAAATACAGGCAAAGGAATACTTGTCCTATAAAGAGGAGCAAACAAAATTCAGAGAACAACTTAAAAACAAACAAGAGGAACAAGAAAAACTGTCATGAAAAAATGAAAGCTTTAGAAGGGGTGCCAATAATAACTAGACAAATATCATTTAATTATACGTCAAAAAAGGGCATCTTCTGAGTAATATCAGATGCTCTTTTTTATTCAGTGGCTATGCTTTGTTGGCTGCTATAGGTTTTCCTTAATGATATATATCTATATTAATAATTGAGAAGATTTGAACATCACCATATTTCATCTACATAAAGCAGAAAGCTTATCAACTTCTTAAGGAAGATAGATCTAACATTTTTAAAACTTTATTTAGAAAACTTACTAATTTTATAGATATTCCCTTCCAAAAGATCCTTCAAAGTCGTATGATCCAATAGGTCGGCCACTACATCACGAATTAAACCCCACAAGGGTTTTAAGACACATGCTTTGTCCTCGAGGGGGCAGTATTCGTAAGAATGGACGCTTACACAGCTCATTGGTGCAAGCGGTCCTTCGAGATCACGTATTACTTTTCCAATGACAATTAAATTTGATGGTACTTTCAATGTAAATCCACCATTTATTCCTCGTTTGCTTTTTACATACCCATGATTTTTCAATTGAAGCAATATTTGTTCAAGGTACTGTGAAGGAACTAAAGTTTCAGTAGCAATTTCTTTACTCTGAATGAGTTTGTTTTCGTTATTTCCTAATACGATAAGAGCTCTTAGAGCATATTCTCCTCTACTAGATATTTTCAAATCGGATGCCCTCCTTATAGAAAGACTTTTTACCATATTATTTTTTAAAAAAATAATTATACGTGATACGTCCATTTATATAAAAGTAGAGTACGTTTTTATAATCTTTTCATATTTTATTATTAAAAGTCGACTAAGTTTATCATGTTTCTCTACTTTGAATTAATTCATTGGAATAAAAAAACGAAGGAAGGGGTGTGAAAAATGGCTTTTCTAAGTCAAGTTAAAGAAAAGTTTAGTAATTTATCAACCTATAATCATCAAAGTTTGGCCTTTGCAGTTAAGGAGTTAGATCCAAAAATTGAGCAAATTTCCGACTTTCTAAAGCAGCCTGAGAACCTTGAATACGGAAGAAATGTCATATATAAAAATGAAGATGTTGAAGTAATTATTGTTTATTTCCCCGCAATGGCAAAAACATTGGTCCATGACCACGGTACATCTATCGGGTGTATAGCTGTAGTTGAAGGGGACCTGTTAAATGTAGTTTATAAGCACAAAGGAAATATATCGTACCCATTATATGAGGGGATACAGAATTATTCAAAAGGGGATGTCTTTCATGTGACCGGTGATACAATCCATATGATGTTTAATCCAACACTTTCACCAGTTGTTACCTTTCATGTGTATTCCTCACCATTAAATGGAGGTCGAATCTACACTGATCTTACAGACATGGAGAAGGATTGAAAGGAGAAAAACATGATAAGTATTAAGAAACAATATATACAGAGTTTACAAGACGGGAGAAATGTCTGGTTAGAAGGAAAGATAGTTGATGTGACGAAAGACCAAAACTTTTCGGGTACTTTATCTACCATCTCTAGCTTATTTAACATGTTTGAAGATCCAAATCAAAGAGATTTAATTGGATATATTAATAACGAAACAAATGAGTATGTTCATACTGCATTTTTAATCCCTCGCTCTTACGAGGATATATTGCAAAGAAGAAAGGCTTTTGAAGTATGGAGTCAATCAACGGACGGTGTTATGAGTCGTTTATCCGATTACGCAAGATCCAGATTAACTGGATGGTATGCTTCTAGAGAAAAGTATAAGGGATTTGATCAACACTTTTCAGAAAAAATAAGATCCTACTATGAAGAAGCCAGAGACAACCACCTTTTTTTAAGTGTTGTGCAAAGGGATCCCCAAATTAACCGCTCTATCCAAACTATTCCTGTACTAAAAGATTTAGGCTTGTTACAAATTACAAAAAAGACTGAGGATGGCGTATTTGTAAATGGAGCTAAGATGATAGGAACCGCAGCACCGTATAGCAACGACTTAATTATTTATCCGCTAGGAATGTTAAAAGAAGAACAGAAACATTTGGCCCATATGCTTGTGGTCGCAGCAAATTCTCCCGGATTGCATATGGTTTGCCGTGAATCCTTTGCTACAGATTCTTCAAGAAAAGCAGACAACCCAATTAGTTCCCAGTATGATGAAATGGATGCGTTGTTAATTTTTGATAATGTTTTTGTTCCATGGGAACGAGTATTGCTTTATGATAATCCGGAAGCAATATGGAAAATTAAATCTGACCCCGCATCGAATAGTTTAGCGTATCACCAGGCTATTATTCGACTAGGGACAAAATTGGAATTTGTGGCGGCTCTCGCTTGTGAGATTGCAGATGCTATAGGAGCCAATTCTTATCTTCACGTACAGGAAAAAATCGGTGAACTGATTATGCAGGTAAAAACAATTAGAGGTTTATTAATTGCTTCCGAGTGTCAAGGAAAGGTAGATGAATACGGAACTTTTCTTCCAGATTTTAGTTATATAGAAACAGCAAGAAACCTAGGTGCTAAATATTATCCGCGTGCAATAGAAATATTGCAGCTCATAGGTGCAGGAGGGTTTATTCAATTACCTTCAAGTGTTTTTGATTTCGAAGGTCCACTGTCACCACTTTTGAAGGAATATTTTAAAGGTGCAACTATTGATGCTGAAAACAGAACAAAACTATTTAAACTTGCCTGGGACTTAATCGGAAGTCCATTAGGGTCTAGACATGAATTATATGAGCGTTTTTACGCGGGAGACCCAATTCGAAATATAGCAAATCAGTATAATAATTATGATAAAAGTAGTTTAAAGAAGTTGGTAGAAAAGTATATTATATAAATTATTTAGAATTGATATTTTAATCAACCTTCATGGTCTATGATTTATTTCCATGGTTTCCTCGAGGCATGTTCGAACGAGACCCAGTCTAAAAGAAACTTAGAATCTAATTTAAAACTCATGAAATGAATACTAATTTAAATGTCCTGTTATAGATTGGGTTAAGTATAAAAAGTATCGATTGGCTTTAAGCCTTTCGATTTTTTTTATGCCTAAATTGTTTTGGGTATACTCTGATATCACCTCGTTTTAAATTTCACAAATTAGTCACATATTGCTTGACTAAAAAATATCCAGGGATTATTATGGTTACATAAAGTAACCTTGTTAATAAAAGTTCATTAGAAACTAGAGAGTAGTATTTCAGATAATAGATTAATAGATTTTTACAGAAAGGAGAAATCAGTAATGATCGAAATAATCGTTACAGTTGAATTGAATGGAAAGCATTATCAAACAAATGTAATTGGCTATAAAGAAATGTCAACTGAAAAAATTGAACGATTAGCTAAACAACAAGTATTTAAACAATGGGGTGAATAATAATCAATTTATATCCCATTCTTAACGGGCAGTAAAACCCAATCTTAAGATTCTAGAGAATCAAAGAAGATAGCTGGGGGATAACTGCCCGTAAAGATCGGATAAGTCTCGCTATCCATCAGTGGGGGCTGAAGAAAACCCCCACTGATGAAAGTCTCGCTTTATAAGAAAGGGAGTAGTTAGAATGGATAGAAATTTATCAATGGAACTTGTTAGAGTGACTGAAGCCGCAGCTTTAGCTGCTGGAAGATGGATGGGTAGAGGAAAGAAAGATGAAGCAGACGAAGCAGCAACACAAGCCATGAGGGAAATGTTTAATTCCATTCAGATGAACGGCACTGTTGTTATTGGGGAAGGTGAAATGGATGAAGCTCCGATGTTATATATTGGAGAACAATTAGGAACTGGTGATGGCCCTTTAGTTGATATTGCAGTAGATCCATTAGAAGGAACAAATATTGTTGCTGCAGGGACATGGAATGCTCTTGCAATCATAGCAGTTGCAGAGCGAGGTAATCTATTACATGCCCCAGATATGTATATGGAAAAGATTGCTGTAGGTCCAGAATCTGCCGGTAAAATTAATATCAACGCTCCTGTTATTGAGAATTTAACAGCTGTTGCAAAAGCAAAAAATAAAAATATTGAAGATCTTGTTGTGGCCATTTTAGATCGAGAAAGACATGAACAAATGATTCAGGAGATTCGTGACTCTGGTGCAAGAATTAAACTCATGCAAGATGGTGATGTAGCAGCTGCTATCAATACGGCATTTAAAAATACAGGTGTTGATATGATGCTTGGCTCTGGTGGAGCTCCAGAAGGTGTATTGGCTGCTGCGGCACTGAAATCATTGGGAGGGGAATTTCAAGGAAAACTGCTTCCACAAACAGATGAAGAAAAGATTCGTCTGAAGAAAATGGGCATTAGTGATTTTAATAGAGTTTTATTAATGGAAGACATTGTGAAAGGTGATGATGCCTATTTTGTAGCAACAGGTGTAACAAATGGGGAGCTTTTAAGAGGAGTACAATATAACGGGAAGATAGGGACTACTCACTCAGTCGTCATGCGTGCCAAGACAGGGACAGTTCGCTTTATAGAAGGACAGCATAGCGTGCAAAATCGCTGATTAATAATATTTAAACACATTTTACAGAGGAATAGTCATTTTTAAAAGTCTACTAAACAACTATGTTAAGTTTGTTTAATACTCGCAAAAGAGTACGAGTGTTAGGAGAAATGGGCAGCTTTGATGAATTTTCAAGAAATGGGAAAGTAAAAGATTAACTATACTATTTTGGAAATTTATTCTTAATTATCCTATCACCAGAATTTATATCCTAAGGTTGATAGGATAAGAAACTTAAGGCTTGCCGATAAGCCAAGTTTTTCTAATCTTTTGATCTTTTTAAAAAGGGGAGAAAACCATGATTGATAAAAAATTAGTCGGTGAAAAAGCAGTAGATTTTGTAAAAGATGGCATGGTAGTTGGACTAGGTACAGGTTCAACGGTGTATTATACGATCATCAAACTCGGAGAACTAGTGAAAGAAGGACTTTCAATTATAGGAATCCCTACTTCGATTCAAACGGAAGAATTAGCAAAAAAAGTAGGGATTCCAATCGGGGATTTTAAGGAGATTGAACAAATTGATGTCGCAATTGATGGTGCTGACGAGGTAGATTCTAATTTAAACCTTATTAAGGGTGGAGGTGGGGCTCTTTTGAGAGAAAAAATAATCGCAAAAGCAGCTAAAGCATTTATCGTCGTAGCTACCCCACCAAAAATGGTAGAAAAATTAGGTGCATTTAAGCTTCCAGTTGAAGTTGTTCCTTTTGGTACAGAATTAACGGAGAAGCATATTTGTGAACTTGGCGGTGAACCGTTACTTCGTCAATCTGAAGGTATTCCTTTTATGACTGATAACGGGAACTATATTTTTGATTGTATCTTCTTAGATATTTCAAATCCAAAAAAATTAGAGGAACATCTAAATATTATCCCAGGTGTTGTTGAAAATGGATTATTTGTCGGGATGTCCGATACGGTCATTACATTGGATCGGAATAAGAATGTCTTGTTCATAGAGAGATAATTCTTTTCCTTTTGATAATTAATAGTAACCTGTTTTTATTTATGGATTTATTAATGTTTCGAATTAACTTTTGAAGGTATTTTTGAAAATCTAAGATTATTTGAGGTTTTTTAAAGATAAAAAACGTTCATAAAATGTTCACATTTTACTTGACTATGGAAAATGCTAGTATTATTATGGTTATATAAAGTAACCGATATATTAAAAAGTAACTTAAATACTTTTTTGTTTAACTATTGGTTATTACTAACTTTAAACATTCTTGAAAGTAAAGAGGAGGAAAGAAAATGGAATCAATGACATTCATCTTATTCGGAGCAACTGGGGATTTAGCAAAGAGAAAGATTTTCCCTGCTTTATATAATTTATTTCTAGATCAAAAAATGCCGGATTCGATATCAATAATTGGACTAGGTAGAAGGGAAATGTCTGATCGCGAGTTTCAAAATCAAGTTGAACAATCGTTAAGAACTTTTTCTAGACGAATTGATTTTGATCGAACGAACTTATATAAGTTTCTCGATGCTTTTCGTTATAGTGAATTTAATGCAGTAAATCCAGAAGACTATAGAAAACTATTAAGTCTTGTCAAACAACGTGAAAATGAACGAAATATACCAGAAAATCGGATGTTTTATCTTTCAGTCGCACCAGAGTTTTTTGATCTGATTTCATTAAACATTAAAGAAAGTGGATTAGGTTCTACAAAAGGCTGGAAACGGCTAATCATTGAAAAGCCATTTGGACGTGATTTAGAATCTGCCAGGGAGTTAAATACAAGACTAAGTGAAGCATTTGAAGAGGATGAAATTTATCGTA from Metabacillus sediminilitoris carries:
- a CDS encoding peptidase, which translates into the protein MLGAQINHWLTRNREEGIQLLQKLVQAGSTQGNEAEAQALIAKTLLNIGLKVDRWEPDGNELEKHPYFASPRTTFKGSPNVVGILKGTGGGRSLILNGHIDVVPEGDPAQWEHDPFSGKVIDGKMYGRGVTDMKGGNVSLLLALSALRALGIPLKGDVFFQSVVEEESGGAGTLAAILRGYKADAAIIPEPTNMKIFPKQQGSMWFRIHIKGRSAHGGTRYEGVSAIEKSLLVVDHIRKLETRRNERMTDPLYSKIPIPIPINIGKIEGGDWPSSVADLVKLEGRMGVSPEETMEEAKNEMKSWLEKLADIDPWFKQQPVILEWFGARWVPGAIEKQHEFVTSLSSSYRNVLGEEPVVEASPWGTDGGLLTNVGATPTIIFGPGITEKAHFPNEYIEINKVFEAAEIIALTIVNWCGIEEE
- a CDS encoding aminotransferase family protein; translated protein: MPHHTEDIRLLEELDKKHFLHPTSSIQQQQDEGPAFIFKEGRGIYLEDVKGNIVIDGMSSLWNVNVGHGREELGEVAKAQMTKLAYTSSFATFSNEPAIRLSAKLAELAPGDLCATFFTSGGSEANDTAYKLARHYWILKGEPERKKIISRTKSYHGVSMGATSATGLKPFRDFTSSLAPDFFHVDHHDPVALRDLIEAEGPETIAAFITEPVQGAGGVHIAQANYFKEVKAICDMYGILFITDEVITGFGRTGKWFGIEHNGITPDMMCFAKGVTSGYAQLGGVMLSKELHDDFKKLSTGPLLHGYTYSGHAMACAVALKNIELIEKENLVENAKLKGGGLVEGLHWLQENKKMVSKVRGLGLMAAIELSDENLKKVQIPISSSIVNEAAKRGLICRSVTFDGQDTIVLAPPLIIKKEEIEKVVLLLHDAIDVVERKK
- a CDS encoding GNAT family N-acetyltransferase encodes the protein MVLKHIGKFISYKSMMEKVEEEELHFWGCMTNDELIGVIAIKGMNHICLLFVKKEYHRQGIARRLCQKSD
- a CDS encoding GNAT family N-acetyltransferase codes for the protein MIERCKEEKNNSKLTVNSSPYALGIYHRLGFVESDKEQTINGIRFTPMSYFLM
- a CDS encoding DUF3231 family protein; the protein is MEDKQSIRLTSAEVAHLWNTYMSDSMAICVLSYFLIHIQDTDIKPIIEKSLNLSKKHVNDIQQLFKKEGYTIPQGFTERDLNMNAPALFYDTFYVHYLKQMSRIGISAYGLGLSIAAREDIRKFYESTLFESIALDNDVTSVLLNKGLYIRAPFINAPEKIEFVDNNNFLGGLIGHQRPLLGMEIAHLYGNMETASMGKALCIAFSQVSKTNEVTKLLLKLRDKAGKQIESLGSKLEEGHLKVPMTWNDTVTDSTVAPFSDKLMLFHINAVMATAVADYGISLAASARKDLSLMYTVLITGLGGQIEEGAKIMIQNGWLEKPPSATDRDALASK
- a CDS encoding T7SS effector LXG polymorphic toxin; translated protein: MKVFEAKTLIDSVEARVNQYQELQENLDQLKRKCLDIVNLDDNLKGKGAAAIKGFFQAHIDVIDAWLRLIMKRIAFFNGIAGTTEDRNLAGMTVIDIPFLENELPLAGNFAEELVTSQQGEVQKIFSRIDDLIELDLYSNERFLEHMDRAESKRRDTITAVGNLDRELTTEYRITESDEYFVETLLQQLQDATRQGNQLSPVHFNAKTFKTSEVYQLKKQSEIQAKEYLSYKEEQTKFREQLKNKQEEQEKLS
- a CDS encoding RrF2 family transcriptional regulator, with the translated sequence MKISSRGEYALRALIVLGNNENKLIQSKEIATETLVPSQYLEQILLQLKNHGYVKSKRGINGGFTLKVPSNLIVIGKVIRDLEGPLAPMSCVSVHSYEYCPLEDKACVLKPLWGLIRDVVADLLDHTTLKDLLEGNIYKISKFSK
- a CDS encoding cysteine dioxygenase, coding for MAFLSQVKEKFSNLSTYNHQSLAFAVKELDPKIEQISDFLKQPENLEYGRNVIYKNEDVEVIIVYFPAMAKTLVHDHGTSIGCIAVVEGDLLNVVYKHKGNISYPLYEGIQNYSKGDVFHVTGDTIHMMFNPTLSPVVTFHVYSSPLNGGRIYTDLTDMEKD
- a CDS encoding 4-hydroxyphenylacetate 3-hydroxylase family protein; the encoded protein is MISIKKQYIQSLQDGRNVWLEGKIVDVTKDQNFSGTLSTISSLFNMFEDPNQRDLIGYINNETNEYVHTAFLIPRSYEDILQRRKAFEVWSQSTDGVMSRLSDYARSRLTGWYASREKYKGFDQHFSEKIRSYYEEARDNHLFLSVVQRDPQINRSIQTIPVLKDLGLLQITKKTEDGVFVNGAKMIGTAAPYSNDLIIYPLGMLKEEQKHLAHMLVVAANSPGLHMVCRESFATDSSRKADNPISSQYDEMDALLIFDNVFVPWERVLLYDNPEAIWKIKSDPASNSLAYHQAIIRLGTKLEFVAALACEIADAIGANSYLHVQEKIGELIMQVKTIRGLLIASECQGKVDEYGTFLPDFSYIETARNLGAKYYPRAIEILQLIGAGGFIQLPSSVFDFEGPLSPLLKEYFKGATIDAENRTKLFKLAWDLIGSPLGSRHELYERFYAGDPIRNIANQYNNYDKSSLKKLVEKYII
- a CDS encoding BA3454 family stress response protein; its protein translation is MIEIIVTVELNGKHYQTNVIGYKEMSTEKIERLAKQQVFKQWGE
- the glpX gene encoding class II fructose-bisphosphatase; this encodes MDRNLSMELVRVTEAAALAAGRWMGRGKKDEADEAATQAMREMFNSIQMNGTVVIGEGEMDEAPMLYIGEQLGTGDGPLVDIAVDPLEGTNIVAAGTWNALAIIAVAERGNLLHAPDMYMEKIAVGPESAGKININAPVIENLTAVAKAKNKNIEDLVVAILDRERHEQMIQEIRDSGARIKLMQDGDVAAAINTAFKNTGVDMMLGSGGAPEGVLAAAALKSLGGEFQGKLLPQTDEEKIRLKKMGISDFNRVLLMEDIVKGDDAYFVATGVTNGELLRGVQYNGKIGTTHSVVMRAKTGTVRFIEGQHSVQNR